A single region of the Pararhodospirillum photometricum DSM 122 genome encodes:
- the chlG gene encoding chlorophyll synthase ChlG, whose amino-acid sequence MMRSKLAPYVELLKPITWFPPMWAYACGVVSSGLPHPERWILIPAGILLAGPLVCGTSQIVNDWFDRHVDALNEPHRPIPSGRVPGRRALYYGIGWTVLSLVVAALLGSWVLIAAAVGLALAWAYSAPPLRLKGNGWWGNAACGLCYEGLAWFTGAAVMTGALPDWKIILVAFLYSAGAHGIMTLNDFKSVEGDLKMGVRSLPAQLGVEKAGQLACIVMAVPQAIVILLLMAWDKPVHAGIITVSLLVQGALMVRLLRRPKDLAPWYNQTGITLYVLGMMVAAAAMPSLVAP is encoded by the coding sequence ATGATGCGCTCTAAACTCGCCCCCTACGTCGAACTGCTCAAGCCGATCACATGGTTTCCCCCCATGTGGGCCTACGCGTGCGGCGTGGTCTCGTCCGGCTTGCCACACCCGGAACGCTGGATACTCATCCCGGCGGGCATCTTGCTCGCCGGTCCCCTGGTCTGCGGGACCAGCCAGATCGTCAACGACTGGTTTGACCGCCACGTGGACGCGCTCAACGAACCCCATCGCCCGATCCCCTCGGGCCGGGTGCCGGGACGACGCGCGCTCTACTATGGCATCGGCTGGACCGTCCTCTCCTTGGTGGTCGCGGCCCTGCTCGGCTCCTGGGTGCTGATCGCCGCCGCCGTGGGCCTCGCGCTCGCCTGGGCCTACAGCGCCCCCCCCCTCCGGCTCAAGGGGAATGGCTGGTGGGGCAACGCCGCGTGCGGCCTGTGCTACGAGGGCTTGGCGTGGTTCACCGGCGCCGCCGTCATGACCGGCGCCCTGCCCGACTGGAAAATCATTCTGGTTGCCTTCCTCTACAGCGCCGGCGCCCACGGGATCATGACCTTGAACGATTTCAAGTCGGTCGAGGGTGATCTTAAGATGGGGGTGCGCTCGCTGCCGGCCCAGCTCGGCGTGGAGAAGGCGGGTCAACTGGCCTGCATCGTCATGGCCGTACCGCAAGCGATCGTCATTCTCCTCCTAATGGCCTGGGACAAGCCGGTCCACGCGGGCATCATTACCGTGTCGCTCCTGGTGCAAGGCGCCTTGATGGTCCGCCTCCTGCGCCGGCCCAAGGACCTCGCGCCTTGGTACAACCAAACCGGTATTACCCTTTATGTGCTGGGCATGATGGTGGCGGCGGCGGCCATGCCCTCCCTGGTCGCCCCATGA
- the fabI gene encoding enoyl-ACP reductase FabI — MPMPTKLLEGKKGLVLGLANDRSIAWGIAKAAHDHGAQLAFTYQGDALLKRIKPLIDTLGDGTLLMPCDVTRDADMDATFQTLKDTWGSLDFVVHSVAFSDKEQLKGHYKDTTRENFLQTMDISVFSFTDVAKRASALMNDGGSMITLTYYGAERVMPHYNVMGVAKAALEASVRYLAADLGARGIRVNAISAGPIKTLAAMGIGDFRYILKWNEFNSPLQRNVSIEDVGGSGLYLLSDLSRGVTGEVHHVDSGYHTVGMLNMESVSEVADLLDSIRKG, encoded by the coding sequence ATGCCGATGCCCACCAAGCTTCTCGAGGGAAAGAAGGGCCTCGTTCTTGGTCTTGCCAATGACCGGTCCATCGCCTGGGGCATCGCCAAGGCCGCCCATGATCATGGGGCCCAGTTGGCCTTCACCTATCAGGGCGATGCCTTGCTCAAGCGCATCAAGCCGCTGATCGACACCTTGGGCGACGGCACGCTCCTGATGCCCTGCGACGTGACCCGCGATGCCGACATGGATGCGACTTTCCAGACCTTGAAGGACACCTGGGGGTCGCTCGACTTCGTGGTGCACTCGGTGGCCTTCTCCGACAAGGAGCAGCTCAAGGGACACTACAAAGATACCACCCGCGAGAACTTCTTGCAGACCATGGACATCTCGGTGTTCTCCTTCACCGACGTGGCCAAGCGGGCCAGCGCCTTGATGAATGACGGCGGTTCGATGATCACCCTGACCTATTACGGCGCCGAGCGCGTCATGCCGCATTATAATGTGATGGGCGTGGCCAAGGCGGCGCTGGAGGCCAGCGTGCGTTATCTGGCCGCTGACCTGGGCGCGCGGGGCATTCGGGTCAACGCCATCTCGGCCGGCCCGATCAAGACCCTGGCCGCCATGGGCATCGGCGACTTCCGCTATATCCTCAAGTGGAACGAGTTCAACAGCCCGCTCCAGCGCAATGTCTCCATCGAGGACGTGGGCGGCTCCGGCCTCTACCTGCTCTCCGACCTGTCGCGCGGCGTGACCGGCGAGGTCCACCACGTGGACAGCGGCTATCACACCGTGGGCATGCTCAACATGGAGAGCGTTTCCGAGGTGGCCGACCTTCTCGATTCTATCCGCAAGGGCTGA
- the aroC gene encoding chorismate synthase has product MAGDSFGTLFRFTSFGESHGPALGCVVEGTPPGVPLDVAAIQRALDRRKPGQSRFTTQRREDDAVEILSGVYEGLTTGTPIAFLIRNTDQRSHDYAAIAQRFRPGHADYTYWQKYGLRDPRGGGRSSARETAARVAAGALAEQVLRHLLGTGFLVRGALVEMGGVAIDRARWDWGETVRNPFFAPDAAIVPQWETLLDGVRKDGSSVGAVIEVEALGVPAGLGEPVYDRLDADLAKALMSINAVKGVEIGAGFASARLRGEQNADEMEPDGQGGVRFCSNNAGGILGGISSGQPVVARLAVKPTSSLLIPRHSVDTAGQPVEVVTKGRHDPCVGIRAVPVAEAMVSVCLLDHLLRFRGQCGARALPR; this is encoded by the coding sequence ATGGCCGGGGACAGCTTCGGGACCTTGTTCCGGTTCACGAGCTTCGGCGAAAGCCATGGGCCGGCGCTGGGCTGCGTCGTTGAAGGGACGCCCCCCGGCGTGCCCCTCGACGTCGCGGCGATCCAACGCGCGCTCGACCGGCGCAAGCCGGGGCAGTCGCGCTTTACCACCCAGCGCCGCGAGGACGATGCGGTCGAGATCCTCTCCGGGGTCTATGAAGGCCTGACCACGGGCACGCCCATCGCCTTCTTGATCCGCAACACCGATCAGCGCTCGCATGACTACGCCGCCATCGCCCAGCGCTTTCGCCCCGGCCACGCCGACTACACCTATTGGCAAAAGTACGGCCTGCGCGACCCCCGGGGTGGTGGGCGTTCCAGTGCGCGCGAGACGGCGGCCCGCGTGGCGGCCGGGGCTCTGGCCGAGCAAGTCTTGCGCCATCTCCTGGGTACCGGCTTCCTGGTGCGCGGTGCCCTCGTGGAAATGGGCGGCGTGGCCATCGACCGCGCTCGCTGGGACTGGGGCGAAACCGTGCGCAACCCCTTCTTTGCGCCTGATGCCGCCATCGTTCCCCAGTGGGAGACGCTGCTGGATGGCGTGCGCAAGGACGGCTCCAGTGTTGGCGCGGTGATCGAAGTCGAGGCTCTCGGCGTGCCGGCCGGTCTCGGCGAGCCCGTCTATGACCGCCTCGACGCCGATCTGGCCAAGGCCTTGATGAGCATCAATGCCGTCAAGGGGGTCGAGATCGGTGCCGGCTTCGCCAGTGCCCGCCTGCGTGGCGAACAAAACGCCGACGAGATGGAGCCCGACGGTCAGGGCGGCGTGCGCTTTTGCTCCAACAACGCGGGCGGCATTCTGGGAGGAATCTCCAGCGGGCAGCCCGTGGTGGCCCGGTTGGCGGTCAAGCCCACCAGTTCCCTGTTGATCCCGCGCCATAGTGTCGATACGGCGGGGCAGCCCGTTGAGGTGGTCACCAAGGGGCGTCACGACCCTTGTGTGGGGATCCGCGCGGTGCCGGTGGCCGAGGCCATGGTGTCGGTGTGTCTCCTCGACCATCTGTTGCGTTTTCGGGGCCAGTGCGGCGCCCGCGCGTTGCCCCGGTGA
- a CDS encoding S49 family peptidase, which yields MIMRFFGKALIALFATLGVLAVGLAGVGLLALSSLGRQAEPLPESMVLTLAIDGAFPETGGDDPSQALMAGLLGERPRPSLLAVSQALTQAATDPAVRGVLVHVGEAGLGMAQAQEVRDAVRAFRASGKPALVFAETLGEFGGGTVPYYVASAFDQVWLQPSGLVAATGFAVRQPFARALLDRLGLEAQFETRKSFKTAASALTDPALSEPGRVALSAVVEGWMGQVVQGVAADRSLAPAQVRALIDRAPLLAQEAKEAGLVDRLGYADEVETAITQAAGTTQRVPLARYAADLARRTPDKEARRVIYLSASGPVVLGDGRQGPFDDQEIDGRALAAAIDKAVQDPKAVGIVLRLNSPGGSYVGSDVVWRAIARARDRGMPIIASLGDMAASGGYFIAMGANRIVAQPGTLTGSIGVLAGKVTFGKASADLGVTWDGVSAGRNAGLFSPTEPFDEAGRARLGAVLDAIYADFTAKAARARSLSPVALEAAAQGRVWIGADARTQGLVDDLGGVAQALAAVRSAAGLDPTTPLDIVRGGTGEDLPWLLRAASHFEGAHAVAALMRGVATVVPLLEGVEGVRAPLALPPLLIE from the coding sequence ATGATCATGCGTTTTTTTGGCAAGGCCCTCATTGCCCTGTTCGCGACCTTGGGCGTTTTGGCCGTGGGTCTGGCGGGGGTGGGGCTTCTGGCCTTGTCCTCACTGGGCCGGCAGGCCGAGCCCCTCCCCGAGAGCATGGTGCTGACCCTGGCCATTGATGGTGCCTTCCCTGAAACCGGGGGAGACGATCCGTCCCAGGCTCTGATGGCCGGGCTTTTGGGCGAGCGGCCGCGTCCCTCGTTGTTGGCCGTGAGCCAAGCCTTGACCCAGGCGGCCACCGATCCCGCCGTGCGCGGTGTCTTGGTGCATGTGGGGGAAGCCGGGCTGGGCATGGCCCAGGCGCAGGAGGTGCGCGATGCCGTGCGTGCCTTCCGGGCGTCGGGCAAGCCCGCCTTGGTGTTCGCCGAAACCCTGGGCGAGTTCGGCGGCGGGACCGTGCCCTATTACGTGGCCTCGGCGTTCGATCAGGTCTGGTTGCAGCCCTCCGGTTTGGTGGCAGCGACTGGCTTTGCCGTGCGCCAGCCCTTCGCCCGGGCCCTTCTCGATCGCCTAGGTCTTGAGGCCCAGTTTGAAACCCGCAAGAGCTTCAAGACCGCGGCGAGCGCGCTGACCGATCCCGCCCTCTCCGAGCCCGGCCGCGTGGCCCTGAGTGCCGTGGTCGAGGGCTGGATGGGGCAGGTGGTCCAGGGCGTGGCCGCCGATCGCTCCTTGGCCCCGGCGCAGGTGCGCGCCCTGATCGACCGCGCTCCCTTGCTGGCCCAGGAAGCCAAGGAGGCTGGCCTCGTCGATCGCCTGGGGTATGCCGACGAGGTGGAAACGGCCATCACCCAGGCCGCCGGGACCACTCAGAGGGTGCCGCTCGCCCGCTACGCCGCCGATCTTGCCCGCCGCACTCCCGACAAGGAAGCGCGCCGGGTGATCTATCTCAGCGCCAGCGGGCCGGTGGTCCTGGGCGATGGGCGCCAGGGGCCGTTCGATGATCAGGAAATCGACGGGCGCGCCCTGGCCGCTGCCATCGATAAGGCGGTGCAAGACCCCAAGGCCGTGGGCATTGTGTTGCGTCTCAACAGCCCCGGTGGCTCCTATGTCGGCTCCGACGTGGTGTGGCGGGCCATCGCTCGGGCCCGCGACCGGGGCATGCCCATCATTGCCTCCTTGGGCGACATGGCGGCCTCGGGGGGATATTTCATCGCCATGGGGGCCAACCGGATCGTGGCCCAGCCGGGAACCCTGACCGGGTCCATTGGGGTGCTGGCCGGCAAGGTGACGTTTGGCAAGGCCAGCGCCGATCTGGGTGTGACCTGGGATGGGGTGTCGGCCGGGCGCAATGCCGGTCTGTTCTCGCCGACCGAGCCCTTTGATGAAGCGGGCCGGGCGCGCCTGGGCGCCGTACTGGATGCCATTTACGCCGACTTCACCGCCAAGGCGGCGCGGGCCCGCTCCTTGTCTCCGGTGGCCCTCGAAGCGGCGGCGCAGGGGCGGGTGTGGATCGGCGCCGATGCTCGCACCCAGGGGCTGGTCGATGACCTGGGCGGCGTGGCGCAGGCGCTGGCCGCCGTGCGCAGTGCCGCTGGTCTCGACCCGACCACGCCCTTGGACATCGTGCGCGGCGGCACGGGCGAGGACTTGCCCTGGCTGCTGCGTGCGGCCTCTCACTTTGAGGGGGCCCACGCGGTGGCGGCCCTGATGCGTGGGGTGGCCACCGTGGTCCCCTTGCTGGAGGGCGTTGAGGGTGTTCGTGCTCCCCTGGCGCTCCCGCCGCTGCTGATTGAATGA